A window of the Microtus pennsylvanicus isolate mMicPen1 chromosome 4, mMicPen1.hap1, whole genome shotgun sequence genome harbors these coding sequences:
- the Ippk gene encoding inositol-pentakisphosphate 2-kinase isoform X3 → MEEGKMDENEWGYHGEGNKSLVVAHAQRCVVLRFLKFPPNKKKTSEEILQHLQNIVDFGKNVMKDFLGENYVHCGEVVQLPLEFVKQLCLKIQCERPESRCDKDLDTLSGYAMCLPNLTRLQTYHFVEHRPILCVEIKPKCGFIPFSNDVTHEMKHKVCRYCMHQHLKVATGKWKKISKYCPLDLYSGNKQRMHFALKSLLQEAQNNLRIFKNGELIYGCGDARSPAADLKELAHHLKPFFFPSNGLASGPHCTRAVIRELVRVITRVLLSSSDKGRAGALRLGLQGPRVCEASPFSRSLHHQGKNTPEHSGLPKGCLLYKTLQVQMLDQMDIEGLYPLYNRVERYLEEFPEERKTLQIDGPYDEVFYQKLLDLSTEDDGTVAFALRKVQQYRVAMTAKDCSIMITLSPYLQGTSSDQRPVIPSSRSRLAFSVSVLDLDLKPYESIPHQYKLDSKIVNYYSKTVHAKDDTVRSTRFKEHEDCTLVLHKIIGSLAFSSPQKAGHLTPPFNSL, encoded by the exons CGTTGTGTAGTTCTGCGTTTTCTGAAGTTTCCTCCAAATAAGAAGAAG ACCTCAGAAGAGATACTTCAGCATCTGCAGAACATAGTGGACTTTGGCAAAAATGTCATGAAAGACTTTTTGGGGGAGAACTATGTTCATTGTGGG GAAGTTGTTCAGCTGCCTTTAGAGTTTGTGAAACAACTATGCTTAAAAATACAGTGTGAAAGACCAG AGTCTCGTTGTGACAAGGACCTGGACACACTCAGTGGTTATGCTATGTGCCTTCCCAATTTAACTAGACTTCAGACCTACCACTTTGTGGAGCACCGGCCGATTCTGTGTGTAGAGATTAAG CCAAAATGTGGGTTTATTCCTTTCTCAAATGATGTTACCCACGAGATGAAACACAAGGTGTGCCGATACTGCATGCACCAGCACCTCAAG GTAGCAACTGGAAAGtggaagaaaataagtaaatactgTCCCCTCGACCTCTACTCAGG AAACAAGCAGCGCATGCACTTTGCCTTGAAGAGTCTGCTGCAGGAGGCGCAGAACAATCTGAGGATATTTAAG AATGGTGAGCTGATTTATGGTTGTGGTGATGCTCGGAGCCCTGCGGCTGACTTGAAGGAGCTTGCGCACCACTTGaagcccttcttcttcccttccaatgGCTTGGCCAGTGGGCCTCACTGCACAAGGGCCGTGATCCGGGAGCTGGTGCGTGTTATCACGAGGGTACTGCTGAGCAGCTCAGACAAAGGCCGAGCAGGTGCCCTGAGGCTTGGGCTCCAGGGCCCACGTGTCTGTGAAGCCAGCCCTTTCAGCAGGAGCCTACATCACCAAG GAAAAAACACCCCAGAGCACTCGGGGTTACCGAAGGGCTGTCTTCTATACAAAACCCTCCAGGTACAGATGTTGGACCAGATGGACATCGAAGGCCTCTACCCTCTATACAACCGGGTTGAGCGCTACCTGGAGGAGTTTCCTGAGGAGAG GAAAACATTACAGATAGATGGGCCTTATGATGAAGTATTTTACCAGAAGCTGCTTGATCTGTCTACTGAAGATGATGGGACAGTGGCCTTTGCATTAAGGAAG GTGCAGCAGTACCGGGTAGCTATGACCGCCAAGGACTGTTCCATCATGATCACACTCTCCCCTTATTTACAGGGCACAAG CTCTGACCAGAGGCCTGTTATCCCTTCATCAAGGTCCCGGCTGGCCTTCTCTGTGTCTGTACTGGACCTCGACCTCAAGCCCTATGAGAGCATTCCTCACCAGTATAAACTGGACAGCAAGATCGTCAACTATTACTCAAAGACTGTGCATGCCAAAGATGACACTGTGAGGTCGACTCGATTCAAGGAACATGAAGATTGCACATTAGTTCTCCACAAG
- the Ippk gene encoding inositol-pentakisphosphate 2-kinase isoform X4: MEEGKMDENEWGYHGEGNKSLVVAHAQRCVVLRFLKFPPNKKKTSEEILQHLQNIVDFGKNVMKDFLGENYVHCGEVVQLPLEFVKQLCLKIQCERPESRCDKDLDTLSGYAMCLPNLTRLQTYHFVEHRPILCVEIKPKCGFIPFSNDVTHEMKHKVCRYCMHQHLKVATGKWKKISKYCPLDLYSGNKQRMHFALKSLLQEAQNNLRIFKNGELIYGCGDARSPAADLKELAHHLKPFFFPSNGLASGPHCTRAVIRELVRVITRVLLSSSDKGRAGALRLGLQGPRVCEASPFSRSLHHQGKNTPEHSGLPKGCLLYKTLQVQMLDQMDIEGLYPLYNRVERYLEEFPEERKTLQIDGPYDEVFYQKLLDLSTEDDGTVAFALRKVQQYRVAMTAKDCSIMITLSPYLQGTSSDQRPVIPSSRSRLAFSVSVLDLDLKPYESIPHQYKLDSKIVNYYSKTVHAKDDTVRSTRFKEHEDCTLVLHKV; encoded by the exons CGTTGTGTAGTTCTGCGTTTTCTGAAGTTTCCTCCAAATAAGAAGAAG ACCTCAGAAGAGATACTTCAGCATCTGCAGAACATAGTGGACTTTGGCAAAAATGTCATGAAAGACTTTTTGGGGGAGAACTATGTTCATTGTGGG GAAGTTGTTCAGCTGCCTTTAGAGTTTGTGAAACAACTATGCTTAAAAATACAGTGTGAAAGACCAG AGTCTCGTTGTGACAAGGACCTGGACACACTCAGTGGTTATGCTATGTGCCTTCCCAATTTAACTAGACTTCAGACCTACCACTTTGTGGAGCACCGGCCGATTCTGTGTGTAGAGATTAAG CCAAAATGTGGGTTTATTCCTTTCTCAAATGATGTTACCCACGAGATGAAACACAAGGTGTGCCGATACTGCATGCACCAGCACCTCAAG GTAGCAACTGGAAAGtggaagaaaataagtaaatactgTCCCCTCGACCTCTACTCAGG AAACAAGCAGCGCATGCACTTTGCCTTGAAGAGTCTGCTGCAGGAGGCGCAGAACAATCTGAGGATATTTAAG AATGGTGAGCTGATTTATGGTTGTGGTGATGCTCGGAGCCCTGCGGCTGACTTGAAGGAGCTTGCGCACCACTTGaagcccttcttcttcccttccaatgGCTTGGCCAGTGGGCCTCACTGCACAAGGGCCGTGATCCGGGAGCTGGTGCGTGTTATCACGAGGGTACTGCTGAGCAGCTCAGACAAAGGCCGAGCAGGTGCCCTGAGGCTTGGGCTCCAGGGCCCACGTGTCTGTGAAGCCAGCCCTTTCAGCAGGAGCCTACATCACCAAG GAAAAAACACCCCAGAGCACTCGGGGTTACCGAAGGGCTGTCTTCTATACAAAACCCTCCAGGTACAGATGTTGGACCAGATGGACATCGAAGGCCTCTACCCTCTATACAACCGGGTTGAGCGCTACCTGGAGGAGTTTCCTGAGGAGAG GAAAACATTACAGATAGATGGGCCTTATGATGAAGTATTTTACCAGAAGCTGCTTGATCTGTCTACTGAAGATGATGGGACAGTGGCCTTTGCATTAAGGAAG GTGCAGCAGTACCGGGTAGCTATGACCGCCAAGGACTGTTCCATCATGATCACACTCTCCCCTTATTTACAGGGCACAAG CTCTGACCAGAGGCCTGTTATCCCTTCATCAAGGTCCCGGCTGGCCTTCTCTGTGTCTGTACTGGACCTCGACCTCAAGCCCTATGAGAGCATTCCTCACCAGTATAAACTGGACAGCAAGATCGTCAACTATTACTCAAAGACTGTGCATGCCAAAGATGACACTGTGAGGTCGACTCGATTCAAGGAACATGAAGATTGCACATTAGTTCTCCACAAGGTCTAA